The genomic DNA GGCGCCACCATAGACCAGGGCGATGCCGCGGCGGGCCATTTCACGGCCGAGTTCGCGCGCCGCCTCGAGGTAGACGGGCTGGCGGCCCGGATTGGAGCCGCAATAGATGCAGAGAGACTTACGTTTCATACCTGATGTGTCTTGTGAGGAAATGATTCGTTCCCGGCGCGGTGCCCAGGGAAAAGGGCAACTATAAGCAATCGCCCAGCGCGGCGCAGGCGGCGTGGGGTGGGGCGCCTTTTTGCCTTGGGGCGGCCCCAAGGCAAAAGCGACACCTTCCGTCACAAGCCCTATCCATCGAGACACAAGCCCGGCGAGGGCCGTCGATACACTGGACCCAGCTGATTCCGACACGGCGCGGACCCGCCCAGCGGGCCGCGCCTCTCATGGGAGACCACCACTATGAAATCGCATCTCGCCGAAAAAGTGCCCCACACCGGTTTTCACCTGGACGTGGAAGCCATCCGCAAGAAGGCCCGCAAGGATATCGAGTCGGGCGCCGTCACGGAAGGCTACCGCGCCGACCGCGAAACCATCATCGACATGCTCAATGGCGCCCTGGCCACCGAACTGGTCTGTACGCTGCGCTACAAGCGCCACTACTTCATGGCTACGGGCCTGAATGCCGAGCCGGTCGCCGCCGAGTTCGCCGAGCACGCCGCCCAGGAGCAGGAGCATGCCGACCAGCTCGCCGAGCGGATCGTGCAATTGGGCGGCGAGCCGAACTTTTCGCCCGACGGCCTCTCCAAGCGTAGCCACGCGGAATATGCGACGGGCGACACGCTGCAGGACATGATCAAGGAAGATCTGATCGCCGAGCGCATCGCCATCGACAGTTACC from Orrella dioscoreae includes the following:
- a CDS encoding ferritin-like domain-containing protein; amino-acid sequence: MKSHLAEKVPHTGFHLDVEAIRKKARKDIESGAVTEGYRADRETIIDMLNGALATELVCTLRYKRHYFMATGLNAEPVAAEFAEHAAQEQEHADQLAERIVQLGGEPNFSPDGLSKRSHAEYATGDTLQDMIKEDLIAERIAIDSYRQMVDYIGDTDPTTRRMLEQILAVEEEHADDLSDFLTRN